The Drosophila nasuta strain 15112-1781.00 chromosome 2L, ASM2355853v1, whole genome shotgun sequence genome window below encodes:
- the LOC132798981 gene encoding uncharacterized protein LOC132798981, with product MAMARRQFYTSRCIIHFHKTSNKLFAVYMKTANLMQNFNVLKRSL from the coding sequence atggcaatggcccGGCGGCAATTCTACACCAGTCGATGCATAATACATTTTCACAAAACCTCCAAtaaattgtttgctgtttATATGAAAACGGCAAATCTAATGCAAAACTTTAACGTGCTCAAGCGTTCGCtataa